One Methylosinus sp. C49 DNA segment encodes these proteins:
- a CDS encoding glycosyltransferase family 4 protein, with translation MSTLHQQWRAPIEWTRPPPLKIAQIAPLIESVPPRLYGGTERIVSFLTEELVAQGHEVTLFSSGGSVTSARHIPCSDLPLRQMRASDPTPSYLLMLDRVRRMASRFDILHFHIDQLHFPLFRDIAAHTLTTLHGRQDLPDLDRFYAGFPEMPLVSISDSQREAVPHANFVGTVMNGLPLDLLTPTLHPAGDYLVFLGRTSPEKGLDHAIAIARAIGLPLKIAAKVDLPDQAYFHERIEPLLSLPGIEFVGEIDDRRKSRFLGEARALLFPIEWPEPFGLVMIEAMACGAPVLAFRRGSAPEIIEDGVTGALVDNVAEAIARLRHVLALDRAQIRRRFEKRFSAGRMAAEYVAIYRRLLRAPAPAELRAHPIVLPPTYFSRHVEEQIEPDDSYPPR, from the coding sequence ATGAGCACATTGCACCAGCAGTGGCGCGCGCCGATCGAATGGACGCGGCCGCCGCCTCTCAAAATCGCCCAGATCGCGCCATTGATCGAAAGCGTGCCGCCGCGTCTCTATGGCGGAACGGAGCGCATCGTCTCCTTTCTCACCGAGGAGCTCGTCGCGCAGGGCCATGAGGTCACGCTCTTTTCGAGCGGCGGCTCCGTCACTTCCGCGCGACACATCCCCTGCAGCGACCTGCCGCTGCGCCAGATGCGCGCGAGCGATCCGACGCCGAGCTATCTGCTGATGCTCGATCGCGTGCGCCGCATGGCCTCGCGATTCGACATTTTGCATTTTCATATCGATCAGCTGCATTTCCCTCTGTTTCGCGACATTGCGGCGCATACGCTGACGACGCTGCACGGACGCCAGGATCTGCCCGATCTCGATCGCTTCTATGCCGGCTTTCCAGAAATGCCGCTCGTCTCCATCTCCGACTCGCAGCGCGAAGCGGTTCCGCACGCCAATTTCGTCGGCACGGTGATGAACGGCCTGCCGCTCGATCTGCTCACGCCGACGCTGCATCCTGCGGGCGATTATCTCGTCTTTCTCGGCCGCACCTCGCCGGAGAAAGGCCTCGACCATGCGATCGCCATAGCGCGCGCCATCGGCCTGCCGCTCAAGATCGCGGCCAAGGTCGATCTGCCGGACCAGGCCTATTTTCACGAGCGCATCGAGCCGCTGCTGTCGCTTCCGGGAATCGAGTTCGTCGGCGAGATCGACGATCGCCGCAAGAGCCGATTTCTCGGTGAGGCGCGCGCGCTGCTGTTTCCGATCGAATGGCCCGAGCCTTTCGGCCTCGTCATGATCGAGGCGATGGCCTGCGGCGCGCCGGTCTTGGCGTTTCGTCGCGGCTCGGCGCCAGAGATCATAGAGGACGGCGTCACCGGCGCGCTGGTGGACAATGTCGCGGAGGCGATCGCGCGTCTTCGCCACGTGCTCGCGCTCGACCGCGCGCAGATCCGGCGACGCTTCGAGAAGCGCTTTTCCGCCGGGCGAATGGCGGCGGAATATGTGGCCATCTATCGCCGCCTGCTGCGCGCGCCAGCCCCGGCCGAGCTGCGCGCGCATCCCATTGTGCTGCCGCCGACCTATTTCAGCAGGCATGTCGAGGAACAAATCGAACCGGACGACTCATATCCCCCGCGCTAG
- a CDS encoding CHAD domain-containing protein, with protein MDRQLASSAAAQEAARRALRSRRSGEGPRIRFGTDRAGMTAAARSDSLTIGSVSRPTRRIRSIIFDTAVNDLRKQNIQLRGYEMHGAAFVELSWSRPTAPGVRGSIELRVPTLEVGKMLGFSEPLRRSIADRPLEARSVAETERRERLLERAHTRIAVCFDDGFVECGGRRANFHEIELQLIEGAEEEFWNVAAELAPRMNARVLPMSEAELALARTTGAGLAPVKARRPTLAADASLDEAIVVALSACLDQFVANWPALQYQAPEEAIHQMRVSLRRLRAGVGMLRRGVASEALETAAARAKEIAATLGAARNLDVLLDMLVAGPLAQANGEPSFYALLDAVERRRIEAHAAVATLVAAPQTTQFVVDLRAALAARNWRAQAGEDGRAKLDASEPGSAKQFAIRSLDRLHRRALKKSRDLAALTPEQRHHARIAFKKARYAAEFFQSLFEPQARSRRYLRRTAALQDELGAFNDLAVAAELLRDLGESDAHLAPVSAFAVGWCAHARGGAAADWKKTEKSLKKLETFWR; from the coding sequence ATGGATCGCCAACTCGCGTCGAGCGCAGCCGCCCAGGAGGCGGCGCGGCGCGCCTTGCGCAGCCGGCGCAGCGGCGAAGGTCCGCGCATTCGTTTTGGAACCGATCGCGCCGGCATGACCGCCGCCGCCCGCAGCGACAGCCTCACCATCGGCTCGGTCTCGCGACCGACGCGGCGCATTCGCTCGATCATTTTCGACACTGCCGTCAATGATCTGCGCAAGCAGAATATTCAGCTGCGCGGCTATGAGATGCACGGCGCCGCTTTCGTCGAGCTGAGCTGGTCGCGGCCTACGGCGCCGGGCGTGCGCGGCTCTATCGAGCTGCGCGTGCCGACGCTCGAGGTCGGCAAGATGCTCGGCTTCTCCGAGCCGCTGCGCCGCTCCATCGCCGATCGGCCGCTGGAGGCGCGCAGCGTCGCCGAAACGGAACGACGCGAGCGCTTGCTCGAGCGCGCGCATACGCGTATCGCCGTCTGCTTCGACGACGGCTTCGTCGAATGCGGCGGGCGCCGCGCCAATTTCCACGAGATCGAGCTGCAGCTCATCGAGGGCGCCGAGGAAGAATTCTGGAACGTCGCCGCGGAGCTCGCGCCGCGCATGAACGCACGCGTTCTGCCGATGAGCGAGGCCGAGCTCGCGCTGGCGCGCACGACCGGCGCCGGCCTCGCCCCGGTCAAGGCGCGCCGACCGACGCTCGCCGCGGATGCTTCTCTGGACGAAGCGATCGTCGTGGCGCTCTCCGCCTGCCTCGATCAGTTCGTCGCCAATTGGCCGGCGCTGCAATATCAGGCGCCAGAGGAAGCCATTCACCAGATGCGCGTCTCGCTGCGGCGCCTGCGCGCCGGCGTCGGCATGCTGCGCCGCGGCGTCGCGAGCGAAGCGCTGGAAACCGCCGCCGCGCGCGCGAAGGAGATAGCGGCGACGCTCGGCGCGGCGCGCAATCTCGACGTGCTTCTCGATATGCTGGTCGCCGGTCCGCTCGCCCAGGCCAATGGCGAGCCGAGCTTCTATGCGCTGCTCGATGCGGTCGAACGGCGACGCATAGAAGCGCACGCCGCTGTCGCCACGCTCGTCGCCGCGCCGCAGACGACGCAATTCGTCGTCGATCTTCGCGCCGCTCTCGCCGCCCGAAATTGGCGCGCGCAAGCGGGCGAGGACGGACGCGCGAAGCTCGACGCGAGCGAGCCCGGCTCGGCGAAGCAATTCGCCATACGCTCGCTCGATCGGCTGCATCGCCGCGCGCTGAAGAAGAGCCGCGACCTCGCCGCGCTGACGCCAGAGCAACGGCACCATGCGCGCATCGCCTTCAAGAAGGCGCGCTATGCGGCGGAGTTTTTCCAATCTCTCTTCGAGCCGCAGGCGAGGTCGCGCCGCTATCTGCGGCGCACGGCCGCGCTGCAGGATGAGCTCGGCGCCTTCAACGATCTCGCCGTCGCGGCGGAGCTGCTGCGCGATCTCGGCGAATCCGACGCGCATCTCGCGCCGGTGAGCGCCTTCGCCGTGGGCTGGTGCGCGCATGCGCGAGGGGGCGCCGCCGCGGACTGGAAGAAGACCGAGAAATCCTTGAAAAAGCTCGAGACATTCTGGCGCTGA
- a CDS encoding nickel/cobalt efflux transporter, with amino-acid sequence MANLADLFRDGAANAWLFAPTAVALGALHGLEPGHSKTMMAAFIVAVRGTVGQAILLGLSATLSHTAIVWIVALTGLYLGAHWNAEANEPYLQIASGVLILCVAAWMTWLIWRDRPRAHRHDDAHDHHHPHGHDHDHAHHPHDHAAADSASLLLDEDTMDAHERAHAEDIKRRFASRHVTTGQILVFGLTGGLIPCPASITVLLLCLQLGQMALGAALVLCFSIGLALTMVAVGVAAALGVRHASDRWSGFEQIAAKAPYLSGALISIVGLYTLYSGFAALS; translated from the coding sequence ATGGCGAATCTCGCGGATCTGTTTCGAGACGGCGCGGCGAATGCTTGGCTGTTCGCGCCGACGGCGGTCGCTCTCGGCGCGCTGCACGGCCTCGAGCCCGGCCATTCCAAGACGATGATGGCGGCCTTCATCGTCGCGGTGCGCGGCACGGTCGGTCAGGCGATTCTGCTCGGCCTCTCGGCAACGCTCTCGCATACGGCTATCGTATGGATCGTCGCGCTCACCGGGCTCTATCTCGGCGCGCATTGGAACGCAGAGGCCAATGAGCCCTATCTGCAGATCGCCTCCGGCGTGTTGATCCTCTGCGTCGCCGCTTGGATGACCTGGCTAATCTGGCGCGACCGTCCGCGCGCCCATCGTCACGATGATGCGCATGATCATCATCATCCGCATGGGCATGATCACGACCATGCGCATCACCCACATGACCATGCCGCCGCGGACAGCGCTTCGCTGCTTCTCGACGAGGATACGATGGATGCGCATGAGCGCGCCCATGCGGAGGACATCAAGCGACGCTTCGCCTCCCGCCACGTGACGACAGGGCAGATCCTCGTGTTCGGCCTCACCGGCGGGCTCATCCCATGCCCGGCCTCGATCACCGTGCTCCTTCTCTGCCTTCAGCTCGGACAGATGGCGCTGGGCGCGGCTTTGGTGCTGTGCTTCAGCATCGGCCTCGCGCTCACAATGGTCGCGGTCGGCGTCGCCGCGGCGCTCGGCGTGCGTCACGCTTCGGACCGCTGGTCCGGCTTCGAGCAGATCGCCGCCAAGGCGCCCTATCTCTCGGGCGCGCTGATCTCCATCGTGGGGCTGTACACGCTCTATTCGGGCTTTGCGGCGCTGAGCTGA
- a CDS encoding NAD(P)-dependent oxidoreductase: MAESLAGKTLLVTGASRGIGLAIAERAARDGANVAIVAKSVTEHPKLPGTIYTAAAAIEKAGGRALALPCDIRFDAQVQEAFDKTAAIFGGVDILVNNASAIDLRGVEAIEMKRFDLMHQINARGSFLCAKLALPYLKKSDNPHILTLSPPLDMSPRWFAPNLAYTMAKYGMSLVTLGLARELSGKVAVNSLWPETAIATAAVGNLLGGDAVLRRARKPQIVADAAHAILTRAATACSGNFFIDVNVLAEEGVTDFSPYAVDPSQPAILDFFLDAPITAGVQKFPFGG, from the coding sequence ATGGCGGAATCGCTCGCAGGCAAGACTCTGCTCGTCACCGGCGCGAGCCGCGGCATCGGCCTCGCGATCGCGGAGCGCGCGGCACGCGACGGCGCCAATGTGGCGATCGTCGCCAAAAGCGTCACCGAGCATCCCAAGCTGCCGGGGACTATCTACACCGCCGCCGCGGCGATCGAGAAAGCAGGCGGGCGGGCGCTCGCCCTGCCCTGCGACATTCGCTTCGACGCGCAGGTGCAGGAGGCCTTCGACAAGACGGCGGCGATCTTCGGCGGCGTCGATATTCTCGTCAATAATGCGAGCGCGATCGATCTGCGCGGCGTCGAGGCGATCGAGATGAAGCGCTTCGATCTGATGCATCAGATCAATGCGCGCGGGAGCTTCCTCTGCGCCAAGCTCGCTCTGCCCTATCTGAAGAAATCCGACAATCCGCATATTCTCACCCTGTCGCCGCCGCTCGATATGAGCCCGCGCTGGTTCGCGCCCAATCTCGCTTACACAATGGCGAAATATGGCATGAGCCTCGTCACTCTCGGTCTCGCGCGCGAGCTTTCGGGCAAGGTCGCGGTGAACTCATTATGGCCGGAGACGGCGATCGCCACCGCGGCCGTCGGCAATCTGCTCGGCGGCGACGCCGTGCTGCGCCGCGCGCGCAAGCCGCAGATCGTCGCCGACGCCGCCCATGCGATATTGACGCGTGCGGCGACCGCCTGCAGCGGCAATTTCTTCATCGATGTGAATGTGCTCGCCGAAGAAGGCGTGACCGATTTCTCGCCCTATGCGGTCGATCCGAGCCAGCCGGCGATATTGGATTTCTTCCTCGACGCGCCGATCACCGCCGGCGTGCAAAAATTCCCCTTCGGCGGCTGA
- a CDS encoding heavy metal translocating P-type ATPase, whose translation MADVATRADLHMSFGVRGMTCASCVSHVEKALRGAPGVLSASVNLATERADVTLTPGADLAQLARAVDEAGYEPAIETIEFGVGGMTCASCVAHVEKALRATPGVIAAEVNLATERARVRALGGGDMAKALRRAVAEAGYEPRELETGAKAADRERTAREQEAASLRKRLIVAAALSAPVVFLEMGAHTIPGLGDWLMAAIGHQSIRYLSFILATLVLIGPGRPFYEKGFPSLWRGHPDMNSLVAIGTMSAYLYSVVATFAPSLLPHGAADVYYESAVVIITLILFGRTLEARAKGRTSEAIRALAALQPKTARVLRGAERIELPIDDVVVGDLVAVRPGERIATDGIVVDGASHVDESMITGEPAPVGKRKGSEVTGATVNTTGAFTFRATRVGADTVLAGVIRMVEQAQGAKLPIQALVDRVTGVFVPAVLGVALVTFIVWLAFGPQRDVSYALVAAVAVLIIACPCAMGLATPAAIMTGTGRAAELGILFRKGEALQSLRDVTLIAFDKTGTLTRGKPELTDLEATPDVSADDALRLAASVEARSEHPIAGALVAAAKARGLSIVEAQDFSATPGMGVEAVAEGRKIAVGAARFMTALGLDIRAFDTTAARLSAEGKTPLYVAIDGKLAAILCVADALEETSVAAVAALHAQGVATAMITGDDERTARAIAEKLGIDEVIAGVLPEGKVAALQRLRDGRRIAFVGDGVNDAPALAAADVGIAIGTGTDIAIEAADVVLMSGHVSKVPAALALSRATMRNIAQNLFWAFAYNVILIPVAAGALYPVNGMLLSPMLGAGAMAFSSVFVLTNALRLRRFQPPAGTSATRAETLKALEESEHEASPLQETREEENDMTTTFDVQEMSCGKCVKHVTEAVQKAEPQAQVKIDLATGKVEVSPSPKDPEGLAKIITDAGYPARVAA comes from the coding sequence ATGGCCGACGTCGCGACTCGCGCAGATTTGCATATGTCCTTCGGCGTGCGCGGAATGACCTGCGCCTCTTGCGTTTCCCATGTCGAGAAAGCGCTGCGCGGCGCGCCGGGCGTGCTCTCGGCGTCCGTCAACCTCGCGACAGAGCGCGCCGACGTCACGCTCACGCCGGGCGCGGACCTCGCGCAGCTCGCCCGCGCCGTGGACGAGGCCGGCTATGAGCCGGCGATCGAGACGATCGAATTCGGCGTCGGCGGCATGACCTGCGCCTCCTGCGTCGCCCATGTCGAAAAAGCGCTGCGCGCCACGCCGGGGGTGATCGCCGCCGAGGTCAATCTCGCGACGGAGCGGGCGCGGGTGCGCGCGCTCGGCGGCGGCGACATGGCGAAGGCGCTGCGCCGCGCGGTGGCGGAAGCCGGATACGAGCCGCGCGAGCTCGAGACCGGCGCGAAAGCCGCCGATCGCGAAAGGACCGCGCGCGAGCAGGAGGCGGCGTCGCTGCGCAAGCGCCTCATCGTCGCCGCGGCGCTCAGCGCGCCGGTCGTCTTCCTCGAGATGGGCGCGCATACGATTCCGGGACTGGGCGATTGGCTCATGGCCGCCATCGGTCATCAGTCCATTCGCTATCTCTCCTTCATTCTCGCGACTCTGGTGCTCATCGGGCCGGGCAGGCCCTTCTATGAGAAGGGCTTTCCCTCGCTCTGGCGCGGCCATCCAGACATGAACTCGCTCGTCGCCATCGGCACGATGAGCGCCTATCTCTATTCGGTCGTCGCCACTTTCGCGCCGAGCCTGCTGCCGCATGGCGCCGCCGATGTCTATTACGAATCCGCCGTCGTCATCATCACGCTGATCCTCTTCGGCCGCACGCTGGAGGCGCGCGCAAAGGGCCGCACGTCGGAAGCGATCCGCGCGCTCGCCGCGCTGCAGCCCAAGACCGCGCGCGTGCTACGCGGCGCCGAGCGGATCGAGCTGCCGATCGACGATGTCGTCGTCGGCGATCTCGTCGCCGTGCGGCCGGGCGAGCGCATAGCGACGGATGGAATCGTCGTCGACGGCGCCTCTCATGTCGATGAATCGATGATTACTGGCGAGCCAGCGCCCGTCGGCAAGCGCAAAGGCTCGGAAGTGACCGGCGCCACGGTGAACACGACCGGCGCCTTCACCTTCCGCGCGACGCGCGTCGGCGCGGATACTGTGCTCGCCGGCGTCATTCGCATGGTGGAGCAGGCGCAAGGCGCCAAGCTGCCGATTCAGGCGCTGGTCGATCGCGTGACCGGCGTCTTCGTGCCCGCCGTGCTCGGCGTCGCGCTCGTCACCTTCATCGTCTGGCTCGCCTTCGGCCCGCAACGCGACGTCTCTTACGCTCTGGTGGCCGCCGTCGCCGTGCTCATCATCGCGTGTCCCTGCGCCATGGGCCTGGCGACGCCGGCCGCCATAATGACCGGCACCGGACGCGCGGCCGAGCTCGGCATTTTGTTCCGCAAGGGCGAGGCGTTGCAGAGCCTGCGCGATGTGACGCTGATCGCCTTCGACAAGACCGGCACGCTGACGCGCGGCAAGCCCGAGCTCACCGATCTCGAAGCCACGCCCGACGTCTCCGCCGATGATGCGCTGCGGCTCGCCGCCAGCGTCGAGGCGCGCTCGGAACATCCGATCGCCGGCGCGCTCGTCGCCGCCGCGAAAGCGCGCGGACTTTCCATCGTCGAGGCGCAAGACTTTTCGGCGACGCCCGGCATGGGCGTCGAGGCGGTCGCGGAGGGGCGCAAGATCGCCGTCGGCGCCGCCCGATTCATGACGGCGCTCGGCCTCGATATTCGAGCGTTCGACACGACTGCGGCGCGGCTCTCGGCGGAAGGCAAGACGCCGCTCTATGTCGCGATCGATGGAAAGCTCGCGGCCATTCTCTGCGTCGCCGATGCGCTCGAGGAGACGAGCGTCGCCGCCGTCGCCGCTCTGCATGCGCAAGGCGTCGCCACGGCGATGATCACCGGCGACGACGAGCGCACGGCGCGCGCCATTGCGGAGAAGCTGGGCATAGACGAGGTGATCGCCGGCGTGCTGCCGGAGGGCAAGGTGGCTGCGTTGCAGCGCCTGCGCGACGGGCGAAGAATCGCCTTCGTCGGCGATGGCGTCAATGACGCGCCGGCGCTGGCCGCCGCCGATGTCGGAATCGCCATCGGCACGGGAACCGACATTGCGATCGAGGCCGCCGATGTCGTGCTGATGTCCGGCCATGTGTCGAAAGTGCCGGCCGCGCTCGCGCTCTCGCGCGCGACAATGCGCAATATCGCGCAGAATCTCTTCTGGGCCTTTGCCTATAATGTGATTCTGATTCCCGTCGCGGCAGGCGCGCTCTACCCCGTCAATGGAATGCTGCTCTCGCCCATGCTCGGCGCCGGCGCCATGGCGTTTTCCAGCGTCTTCGTGCTGACGAATGCGCTGCGGCTGCGGCGCTTCCAACCGCCGGCGGGGACGAGCGCGACGAGAGCGGAAACGCTGAAGGCATTGGAAGAGAGCGAGCACGAAGCCTCGCCTTTGCAGGAAACCCGAGAGGAGGAGAACGATATGACGACGACATTCGACGTTCAGGAAATGTCTTGCGGCAAATGCGTGAAGCATGTGACCGAGGCGGTGCAGAAGGCAGAGCCGCAGGCGCAGGTGAAGATCGACCTCGCCACCGGCAAGGTGGAGGTGTCGCCCTCTCCCAAGGACCCGGAAGGCCTCGCCAAGATCATCACCGACGCCGGCTATCCGGCGCGGGTCGCGGCCTGA
- a CDS encoding isoprenylcysteine carboxylmethyltransferase family protein has translation MSIDDSRAEADPPSRIAWPPLLLLAAIASGALLDLLLPLSEGAWPLGARIAGGLIVALALANDLWCASLMRRQGTTIRPDRAVSSLVTAGPYQWSRNPIYVSHVALIAGLGLALGSTWMLLLTPVAAVLLQRLAIEREERHLSQRFGAEFDAYVARTRRWL, from the coding sequence ATGTCCATCGACGACAGCCGAGCCGAGGCCGATCCGCCGTCGCGGATCGCATGGCCGCCTTTGCTGCTCCTCGCGGCGATCGCCAGCGGGGCGCTGCTCGATCTGCTGCTGCCGCTCTCCGAGGGCGCCTGGCCGCTCGGCGCGCGCATCGCCGGCGGCCTCATCGTCGCGCTCGCGCTCGCCAATGATCTCTGGTGCGCGTCGCTGATGCGGCGGCAAGGCACCACGATCCGGCCCGATCGCGCGGTCTCGAGCCTCGTCACCGCAGGACCATACCAATGGTCGCGCAACCCCATCTATGTGTCGCATGTGGCGCTGATCGCGGGCCTCGGCCTCGCCCTCGGCTCGACATGGATGCTCCTGCTCACGCCCGTGGCGGCCGTTCTGCTGCAGCGGCTGGCGATAGAGCGGGAAGAGCGCCATTTGTCGCAACGGTTCGGCGCCGAGTTCGACGCCTATGTCGCGAGAACGCGCCGCTGGTTGTAG
- a CDS encoding 8-amino-7-oxononanoate synthase, whose product MTTDRASGALDFYAADLASLSAQDRLRTLAPRRGLDFSSNDFLALAESQELRAAAAAALARGVPIGAGGSRLLRGDHEEHQALEREAAAFFHAESALFFGAGFTANEALLSTLPQKGDLIVHDALVHASAHEGMRLSRAKSVAAAHNDADAFADHIVAWRRGGGMGRPWIVVESLYSMDGDFAPLDALAEIAARHDGFLLIDEAHATGVHGPGGRGLAAALEGRDNVVTLHTCGKALGVSGGLVLLPATLREFLINRCRQFIFATAPSPLVAACVRAALPIVEQAEGRRVALRSRVAFAARKLECAGLAPPQSQIAPVIVGSNARALALAAAMQALGYDIRAIRPPTVAEGTARLRISFTLHVSEAQVSAMVDDLAHALAGLPA is encoded by the coding sequence GTGACGACAGATCGCGCCAGCGGAGCGCTCGACTTCTACGCGGCGGACCTCGCGAGCCTTTCGGCGCAGGATCGCTTGCGCACGCTCGCGCCGCGTCGCGGGCTCGACTTCAGCTCCAATGATTTTCTCGCGCTCGCCGAGTCGCAGGAACTACGCGCCGCCGCCGCGGCGGCGCTGGCGCGCGGGGTTCCCATCGGCGCCGGCGGCTCACGTCTGCTGCGCGGCGACCATGAGGAGCATCAGGCTCTGGAGCGCGAGGCGGCCGCCTTTTTCCATGCGGAGAGCGCGCTTTTTTTCGGCGCCGGCTTCACCGCGAATGAGGCGCTGCTCTCGACCTTGCCGCAAAAGGGCGATCTCATCGTCCATGACGCGCTCGTGCACGCCAGCGCGCATGAGGGCATGCGGCTCTCGCGCGCGAAGAGCGTCGCCGCCGCGCATAATGACGCCGACGCTTTCGCGGATCATATCGTGGCATGGCGCCGCGGCGGCGGCATGGGCCGGCCCTGGATCGTCGTCGAGAGCCTCTACAGCATGGACGGCGATTTCGCGCCGCTCGACGCTCTCGCCGAGATCGCCGCGCGTCACGACGGCTTTCTCCTCATCGACGAGGCGCATGCGACCGGCGTTCACGGCCCCGGCGGGCGCGGACTCGCCGCCGCGCTCGAGGGCCGCGACAATGTCGTCACGCTGCACACTTGCGGCAAGGCGCTCGGCGTCTCCGGCGGCCTCGTGCTGCTGCCCGCGACGCTGCGCGAATTCCTCATCAACCGCTGCAGGCAATTCATCTTCGCGACGGCGCCGTCGCCGCTCGTCGCCGCTTGCGTTCGCGCTGCGCTGCCGATTGTGGAGCAGGCGGAAGGACGCCGCGTCGCATTGCGCTCGCGCGTCGCGTTCGCCGCGCGCAAATTGGAGTGCGCGGGGCTCGCGCCGCCGCAATCGCAGATCGCGCCCGTCATCGTCGGCTCCAATGCGCGCGCGCTGGCGCTGGCCGCGGCGATGCAGGCGCTGGGCTATGACATTCGCGCGATCCGCCCGCCGACCGTCGCGGAAGGAACCGCGCGTCTGCGCATCTCGTTCACTCTGCATGTGAGCGAGGCGCAGGTTTCCGCCATGGTCGACGATCTGGCGCATGCGCTCGCGGGCCTGCCGGCATGA
- the bioD gene encoding dethiobiotin synthase, giving the protein MTRLVVAGTDTNVGKTVFSAALAGALGAYYWKPVQSGLEGETDTMAVARLSGLSEERLLPEAYRLRTPASPHLSARLDGVEIDPARLAPPDRAPLVIETAGGLMTPLTEASLTIDLIARWRLPVVLCARTTLGTINHSLLSLEALRRRDIPILGVAFIGEENEDTQRIIAKFSGARALGRLPFVAPLGAETLREAFLAHFRLVDFDSRLPQ; this is encoded by the coding sequence ATGACGCGCCTCGTCGTCGCCGGAACCGACACCAATGTCGGCAAGACGGTGTTTTCCGCCGCGCTCGCCGGCGCGCTCGGCGCTTATTATTGGAAGCCGGTGCAATCGGGCCTCGAGGGCGAGACGGACACAATGGCTGTCGCGCGGCTCTCGGGGCTTTCCGAAGAGAGGCTTCTGCCCGAGGCCTATCGCCTCCGCACGCCGGCCTCGCCGCATCTTTCCGCGCGCCTCGACGGGGTGGAGATCGATCCGGCGCGTCTGGCGCCGCCGGATCGCGCGCCGCTCGTCATCGAGACGGCCGGCGGGCTGATGACGCCGCTGACGGAAGCGTCTCTGACGATCGATCTCATCGCACGCTGGCGGCTTCCGGTCGTGCTCTGCGCGCGCACCACGCTCGGAACGATCAATCACAGCCTTTTGTCGCTCGAGGCGCTGCGACGGCGCGACATTCCGATCCTCGGCGTCGCTTTCATCGGCGAGGAGAATGAGGATACGCAGCGCATTATCGCGAAATTTTCCGGCGCGCGCGCGCTCGGCCGCCTGCCCTTTGTCGCGCCGCTCGGCGCCGAGACGCTGCGCGAGGCTTTCCTCGCGCATTTCCGCCTCGTCGATTTCGATTCGCGTCTTCCGCAATGA